The Lolium perenne isolate Kyuss_39 chromosome 6, Kyuss_2.0, whole genome shotgun sequence genome segment AATTTCATAAAGAAAAATAGAGCAGAAGTTCTTTAGGCATAATATAGCTTAGTGTTGATCACAAATTATGAAGATCTCTATAATGAAATTAAAAACTGAGGGCAAATAAAAATGTATTCAGAAATATTACAAACCTGCTGGCTAAGGAGAGAACTGAACACGTACAAATTCTTCCTTGTAGCTAACACTTCCATCACATGAATCTCGACATGTGTACACAATTATTGTTGCCCAATCAAGGGGGTCTGGTTCTTTTTCAACATGGAAGTAATAGAGCAGCTGTGGCATTATCTGCATGTATAGTAGAAATATATATAATGTGAAACCAAAAGCAAAAAAAAATGTGTCTGGTCAATGAAAGGGAAGCAATAGTTATCTAGAACAATGCTCCCATGTTCTTATCTCCACGCCCCCCTGCACATCATATGCGTTTTTCCTAAACCCTAACTGCGCACCATGGCACCAGGCCAGAGAGGCTTCAAGCCTAAGACACTAGACTTGATATGGCGGTTAGGCTGTTTTGTGGAAAACTGCTCTTCCAATGGGTCCTCTTGAAGTAATAGAGTGACTTTCCAACTCATTATCATTTGCAAAGTCATTTATCAAGGCCGGTTTCCTGTCATCCACTGAGAAACTAGCATCCAAGGCAATCCTCCAATAATTATATAATATACAAGTGGCATAAGGATCTACCTTCCGAACCTGCTTGGCGAAAGAAAATAAACGAAGTAGGTTTTCCTAGGGTAGAAATAACACACCACTAGAGATACTATACATGCATATCAACATATAAATGCATTAGTGAATTCAATGTGCGTAGATGTGTTTTCGTTGAAGAATTCCAATATTCTATACTACAATACTGACGGCAGAATGCATTTCCAAAATTTGTCCAGATTTAGTACATGTATATTTGTCCCTACACCTGTACAGAAGAATTCAGAAGCTATGATAAAACTCTACTATTTGCCTCTTCTCTAGGCGGTAAAAGATAGGAGTCTGGCTGATGCCGGAATGACAGAGGTGAAGTCAGGACAAAAACCAAGCAAACGTTGAGTGTACATGGAGGGTCGATATTGAAGGAACATCACGTTCTGACTTGCCTCTGATAAGTCAGGTAGGCATGAAAGTAACATAAACACCAAGAGTAATAATGCATCACATAAACAAAAAGGGTGATAAGACATGCATATACTTTTAGAGGAAAGGCACAAGGCCCAGCTTTTGATTGAAAGCCCAGGTTCACTTGGAATATCAGTCTTACACGAAACGGTTCAGATTCAAACAGTAGGTACAGAAGTAAAACTGAATAGTATCATAGTTCATAAAAATCTTTTTCGTGGACAGAAAATAATAAGCTGAATAGTTCATAGAAATTGAAAGTTGTCCTACCTGAAATTCAAAGCCAAGCGGGCCATTACAATAGATGCACGATGGAATATCAGCCTCTGATAGAGACCCAGATGATACTGCCCAAAGAGGTTCTGCACCTTCCTTCCTATGGTACCTGCATGACAAAATAATTAAAATTATGAATACGTTTTTTTCGCAAGTAATGCTCAATCTAATTGTTGCCAGGTCTAAGCAAGTGTTTTGGATGTATGTTGAATGGCAAACTAAACAAAATTGATGTGTAGTGAGATTTTATATTGCTTTGTAATTAGATTTTTGTTATTGTTATAGTTTAATTGTTGCATTTGTTGCAAATATTTGTTGCTTTTATTGCTCATGTTGCATAGAAGTGTACCATCATTGCAATTTCATGAAAATAAATGTTATGATAATCTATGGTCCTTTTGCCAAATGATTTAATTTTTACTACACATTTTTAATGCACTTATTGCACACAAATAACACTCATGTTGAAACCTAAAAAACCGTTGCATAATCATTAAATTTTGCTGCAAGTTATTAAATTTGTTCTTGCAATATATACTAAATGGATGAAGAAATTGTTAACATGGAGCCTTCAATGGTGACACAGGCAGAGTCCATGGTGACCTGAGCAGTATGGCTAGCAGTTCACATGACATCAAGGCCATTTGATGCCAAAAATTCATGATTCGTTATAATAAGATAGGACAGTGTTGTAAAGAGGGCCAATCCAGTGTTGTGGGAACTCACAGTCCTATAGGTAGTCCAGAAGGTCAATCAAGTGGCGGTATCAACAGACCTACACCTAGTCATGTCCTTAGTATAAAGAATAACCAGAAGATTCACTAAAACCCATGATGACCAAACACCAGTACCCATGACAATACAAGCCACTTATTCAACTTGAAACGGTACATCGTGTTCCAATAGCAATTGTGGCGCAAAAGTAAGACCGAACACTAGTTTTGTCGATCCAAAAGCTAAAACACAAACAAAAGTCTGACTTGTTCACACTCAAAAAAAAAGTATACTCGTTCACACTCACCTCAATACTTGACTTCCTTTTCTTTCAGTACGGTCTCGGAAAGATGCCCAGCATGTATTGTCTTCATCAGCCTGCGCATAAGTTGTAGCATTTtactgaataaatagtagcatttCACTACAAATAATACAGAAAAGCACGGAGAAAACCTCAAAGTGGTCCATAAATGCTTGCATCATGACATCTGGTTCGACTTGTCCTTGCACACCCATCAGTTCCGACTTATCATCACCAGAACTAGTCGAAGAAGAGGGCTCGGTTTCACCAACCACCAGATATTCGGGCCATCTGTGGCCAGGAAATACTACAAATAGTACAAACGGCAACAAATTACATGGGAGGTACAACGAACACCTAAAGAACACTGAAACAGTCGACAACCTTTCCCTGCGCCTGGAAGAATAGAACCATCGGGTGAACTGGGTATTCGACATAAATCGTTCTCGTGACCAGCGCGCCAATGCAATTCCTGAATAACATTACCGAGAATAACTCATTATTCAAGCAGGGGAGGTAAACAAATAAAGCTAAATGTACATGTGAGAAATTTTGGTACCTGATGCTTCCTAGAACAGTATCTTGTGTTCCCACAGTGGCTGCAAAAGTTTTCACCTTTCCATGTAGCACACCAATCACAAAGCCAAATATGGACTCCTAATAGAAATatttcaaaggaaaaaaaaaatacATGACTCAGTGTCTTAATTACTCATCGTACTCCAATAATTCAACCACACAAGAAAATCAGTGCATAGCTTTGTGATCCAATAATTATATTATCGAAAACGTAGTGACTACTGGAGGGAAGATGTCAATAATACAACAGAAATATGTCCTATATAGCAGAGTAGCTATCTGCCTGCACAACTTCAAAAGCTAGTTTCGTACTAGGAGAAATGCAGCTCaatagcacaaaacatgtagaactAAAAGCAAACAAAGCTACCTCCTGAACATTGTGATCCGACACACCCCTTAGGTTCTTCAGCTGCATAAAACTCATTATCCTTGGGCAGCTGGCACCGGAAGACCTTCACACTGCAGCACAGTTCACCGCAATCGATCAAACAAGAAATGCAAAACTTCAGGCTAAAACACTAGACAATCGACAGCTATGCTACCACTACGTACCTTCTTCTAGGATTTGCTGCCCTGTCCTTCCCCTGCTCATGCTGGTCTAGTTGTAAGCATGACATGGATGGGCACATAAACACAAAGAACATGCGGTGGTAGCCTGTTCCCTTCCACTCATGGGGTGCGTAAAGCTGCACAGATGTAACCAATTTTGTTGGCACCCCTCAATATAAACGAGGATCTAGAGTTAATATTTCCGGATGAAACAAACCTGCAGGACGAAACGCAGTGGGTCGCCGCAGAAGTCGCAGCAGCTGGATTTTCCTGATGGCAAATTGACAGGATCAAGCCAGGCCTGAAAAGCAAATACGTTTCTCATAATTAAAGAACAGTTCAGATGACATCACGATGTAAGATGAATGTACAACTTAAAAAAGTATAGTCATATGCACCGGGGCACCGCCAGCTTTACTGGGGAAGTGCTGGGGAAGAAAAAAATGCCAGTTTTGTGGTCTCTCCCCTAAGACACCTAAGGTTACTCGAGGCTCTAAGTCTTCACCATCCTCATCgtaatcatcatcgtcgtcgtcatcataatCATCATCATAATCGTCATCgtaatcatcatcatcgtcaacaATGTAATCCCTTTCGAATATGGCATCGGACTCTGTTTCCACATCGCTGGTTAAGTGAAGATGCTGCAACGCCTTGGCGTCATCGTCCGTCTCATCTGTGGTTATGTTGAGATTTTGAAGCTTGGTGGTCTGAGCTTCCATGGTTCGTGGCGCTTGGCGGCAAGGCTGTTGATGCGGGAGGGGATGAACGTCGCCGAAGTAGCTGAGAAAAGAATGACGAAGCAAGATCACGCAACGAATGTAAACTATCAAAGCGGCGGCCGGCACCGTcggaggggcggcggcggtggtacaAACCCTAGAGGCGTCGTAAACAGTCGTGACTCGCGAGTTGAGGCGTTTTTTAGGCTTCGCTAGTTCAGGTGATATATGGAGCAAAAGTTCGATGCAACGCGCGACGCCGTCCGATCTTGCGCTATTGGGTTTAAGTCTGTCAGTCACTGTATGTCGTTTTATCAGATTCAGAGTTTCAGTTAGCTCATTTAAGTGTGTGTGGTACTGGTATACCTCGATACCGATCGAGGCGAGAAACAGCATGACGGGCTGCACAAGGACGATGATTTCTTCGGCGATGGCTCGCTGGTAGAGCCACGCCGGCGCCGCCGTTCGAGTGCAGCAACAGGTAGCACATGGAGCTTGGCGAGGTGTACTTCATACCTGCTCGGAGCAAATGTCATTAGCCTGGGGTCGCGTCCAAGGCATGCTGCTGAACATCTACGATTGTAAACGGAAGTTCTTGGCACACGAGAAGAACAGGTTATACACGACGACCCTGGACCTTGCCGAGCGGTGTCTTCTGGCGAAGAATGACGACACCAAGAGCATGGCTGTTGGGTACATTTCTCACGCCATTTTTTGTTCTTTTTTATGAAATTTTATGCTGCTACAATCGTTATACACAATATttcttatctttgttattgttatGAAATATATAATTATTCGAATATATTGACAGGTTGTGCATAAATGCATTTTGAAACATGTACAAAATAATATACTAATGATCAAACAAAAACTGATATTCAACCACAATATCAAGTCTAGATCTCAAATATGTGAACATCCAAACAAGGATACTGGCACTAAACCTCAAACATCATTACACAATGATATTTGGCATTGGAGCCAATGCAATGCCAAGCTTTTGCATTCAAAAAACATGTATAATTTCTGACACCACAATTTAAAGCAAGATGCATGTGTTGTTTCATATGAGGACACCGGGTTATTGTTGATCTAGGTCTACCGAGCCCATTAGAATAGAATTACATGCAACCAACAATAAGGACTAAAAAGGCTGGTTTAATACAGTGACTATCACATACATGCTTTAAAAAGAAGCATAGTGCGCAGTGTCCAAAAAGAGGGGGATCATAGTGCTCCAGAATTCTTACGGCACTCAGCATGAACAGTTTCAGACATCACATATAAGCGCCAGGTTAGAAAAGCAAGAACTTACGCAGGAAAAGGTATGATATTAGAACAACTCAAGAGAGTTGTAACACTTGCTGCAATCTAGATTACAGATACCAACACAGGGAGACGATTGTCGTGGATTTCAGTAAA includes the following:
- the LOC127309867 gene encoding uncharacterized protein; protein product: MFFVFMCPSMSCLQLDQHEQGKDRAANPRRSVKVFRCQLPKDNEFYAAEEPKGCVGSQCSGGVHIWLCDWCATWKGENFCSHCGNTRYCSRKHQELHWRAGHENDLCRIPSSPDGSILPGAGKVFPGHRWPEYLVVGETEPSSSTSSGDDKSELMGVQGQVEPDVMMQAFMDHFEADEDNTCWASFRDRTERKGSQVLRYHRKEGAEPLWAVSSGSLSEADIPSCIYCNGPLGFEFQIMPQLLYYFHVEKEPDPLDWATIIVYTCRDSCDGSVSYKEEFVRVQFSP